Proteins encoded by one window of Lathyrus oleraceus cultivar Zhongwan6 chromosome 1, CAAS_Psat_ZW6_1.0, whole genome shotgun sequence:
- the LOC127130052 gene encoding probable transcriptional regulator SLK2, whose amino-acid sequence MAPSRVAGGLAQSSSSSGIFFQGEGQSHNLVNSHLSSSLVNSSNTVPGTGHSNLGPVPGDMNNAILNSVANSAPSVGASSLVTDANSALSGDRHMQRSASINGDSYLRLPASPLSFTSNNISISGSPAMDGSSVVQQNSHQDQNAHQLQQNQQKLQGASSSMHLPASQTGSSSHQMGAQVAGSFIQDPNSISHLLKKRRLDIKPDDIMQQQVIQQLLQRQDPTQFQGRNPQLQAMFQQQHRLKQQQIFQSLPQAQRMQLIQQQQQQQQQQQQMQRQQIQQQMMQPSAGVKRPYDGGVGGVCARRLMQYLYHQRQRPSDNSIAYWRKFVAEYYSPRAKQRWCLALYSNSGHHTAGVLPQATTHAWHCDICGAKSGRRGFEATFDILPRLNVVKFDGGVIDELLFLDLPREIRFASGLMMLEYTKAVQECVYEQLRVVREGQLRIVFTQDLKIFSWDFCVRRHEELLPRKLVAPQVNQLVQVAQKCQSTISESGSDGVSQHDLQSNSNMVLTAGRQLAKSLELQSLNDLGFSKRFVRTLQISEVCNNMKDLIDISSDQDIGAIESLKNYSQFSSASKHQMQKMQELEQAANVQGLPSDRNTLNKLMALNPGANNHITNNHNMGNRGALTGPSQAALAMSSYQNILMRQNSMNSSPSSLHREGSPFNNPNQSPSSASLQGAGAAAIIPGSMQNSPHNSSGGFSNQHISAQQRQQQQQQQQHLQQRSLSVNNLPQQNHSQGSQGNQSLQHQMIQQLLQDMSNNNGGGVQQQSHSGPTNGNNMAKNNLGFVGQTPPTSGGGGGSSSGPANNGPVSRSNSFKAASNSDSSAAAGGGSNTGFNQRSSDMPPQNLALQDMASDFANDFADNPFFNSDLDDNMGFNWKT is encoded by the exons ATGGCACCTTCTCGGGTGGCAGGAGGTTTAGCCCAATCTTCATCGAGTTCTGGAATTTTCTTTCAAGGAGAGGGACAATCGCATAATTTAGTTAACTCTCACTTGAGCTCGTCTTTAGTTAACTCATCTAACACTGTACCTGGAACTGGTCACTCCAACCTTGGTCCAGTTCCCGGGGATATGAACAATGCAATTTTGAACAGTGTTGCAAACTCGGCACCAAGTGTTGGAGCTAGTTCTTTAGTCACGGATGCGAATTCTGCACTCTCTGGTGACCGCCATATGCAAAGAAGTGCAAGCATTAATGGAGACTCGTATTTAAGATTACCTGCTTCGCCATTGTCATTCACATCGAATAATATTAGTATTTCTGGGTCACCTGCAATGGATGGTTCCTCAGTAGTACAGCAGAATTCTCATCAAGATCAGAATGCTCATCAATTGCAGCAGAATCAACAGAAGCTGCAGGGTGCTTCAAGTTCTATGCATTTGCCTGCTTCTCAAACTGGATCGTCTTCGCACCAAATGGGTGCACAAGTTGCAGGATCTTTCATTCAAGATCCAAATAGTATATCCCACTTGCTGAAAAAGCGTAGGCTGGATATCAAACCAGATGATATAATGCAGCAACAGGTAATACAACAGCTTCTTCAGAGACAAGACCCCACACAGTTCCAAGGCCGTAATCCACAGTTACAGGCTATGTTTCAGCAACAGCATAGGCTTAAGCAACAACAAATCTTTCAGTCATTGCCCCAGGCCCAGCGGATGCAATTGAtacagcaacaacaacagcagcagcagcagcagcagcaaaTGCAGAGGCAGCAAATACAACAGCAAATGATGCAGCCCTCGGCTGGTGTGAAGCGTCCATATGATGGTGGTGTTGGAGGCGTATGTGCCCGTCGATTGATGCAGTATCTCTATCATCAAAGACAGCGACCAAGC GATAATAGTATTGCATATTGGAGAAAGTTTGTGGCTGAGTATTACTCTCCTCGTGCAAAGCAACGATGGTGTTTGGCATTATATAGTAATTCTGGACACCATACAGCTGGTGTTTTACCGCAAGCAACTACA CATGCTTGGCACTGTGACATATGTGGAGCTAAATCTGGAAGAAGGGGATTTG AGGCAACTTTTGATATACTACCCAGACTTAACGTAGTAAAATTTGATGGTGGCGTGATCGATGAACTTTTGTTTTTGGACTTGCCACGGGAAATAAGATTTGCGTCTGGTTTGATGATGTTAGAATATACAAAAGCAGTTCAAGAGTGTGTGTACGAGCAACTTCGTGTTGTTCGTGAGGGTCAACTTCGTATTGTGTTTACTCAAGACCTAAAG ATATTTTCTTGGGATTTCTGTGTAAGGCGCCATGAAGAACTTCTTCCTCGAAAGTTAGTTGCCCCACAG GTCAACCAATTAGTTCAGGTAGCTCAAAAATGCCAAAGTACAATTTCTGAAAGTGGGTCAGACGGGGTTTCTCAGCATGACTTGCAATCAAACAGCAACAT GGTCCTAACTGCTGGGCGTCAGCTTGCGAAGAGTTTGGAGCTACAATCACTAAATGACTTGGGCTTTTCAAAAAGATTTGTGAGAACTTTGCAG ATTTCTGAGGTTTGCAATAACATGAAAGATCTAATTGATATCAGTTCTGATCAAGATATCGGAGCAATTG AGAGTTTAAAAAATTATTCACAATTTTCAAGCGCGTCAAAGCACCAGATGCAAAAGATGCAGGAGTTGGAACAGGCAGCAAATgttcaaggtctcccatctgatcGAAATACACTTAATAAGCTGATGGCATTGAATCCTGGAGCAAACAATCATATAACCAATAATCACAATATGGGCAATCGGGGTGCTTTGACTGGGCCATCACAAGCTGCTTTGGCAATGTCCAGTTATCAGAATATTCTCATGCGGCAAAACTCGATGAATTCAAGTCCTAGCTCACTTCATCGAGAAGGTTCCCCTTTCAATAACCCGAACCAAAGTCCTTCATCAGCTTCTTTGCAAGGTGCTGGTGCTGCTGCTATAATCCCCGGCTCTATGCAGAATTCGCCTCACAACAGTAGTGGTGGTTTCTCAAATCAACATATATCCGCACAGCAGCggcaacagcagcaacagcagcaacaacacCTTCAACAACGCTCGTTAAGTGTGAATAATTTACCTCAACAAAATCACTCACAAGGATCTCAAGGAAATCAATCACTGCAACATCAGATGATCCAGCAGCTACTGCAAGATATGTCAAATAACAATGGCGGGGGAGTGCAACAACAGTCTCATAGTGGACCCACCAATGGGAATAATATGGCAAAGAATAATTTGGGTTTTGTGGGTCAAACTCCACCCACAAGCGGAGGAGGCGGCGGCTCTTCCAGCGGTCCAGCAAATAACGGACCTGTTTCAAGGAGTAATAGCTTCAAAGCAGCTTCAAACAGTGATTCGTCTGCAGCAGCTGGTGGAGGAAGCAACACTGGATTCAACCAGAGATCATCTGACATGCCGCCTCAGAATCTTGCATTGCAAGACATGGCTTCGGATTTTGCCAATGATTTTGCGGATAACCCCTTCTTTAACAGTGATCTAGATGATAACATGGGTTTTAACTGGAAGACATGA